The Candidatus Goldiibacteriota bacterium HGW-Goldbacteria-1 genome includes a region encoding these proteins:
- the coaBC gene encoding bifunctional phosphopantothenoylcysteine decarboxylase/phosphopantothenate--cysteine ligase CoaBC, whose translation MDTILLGVTGSIAAYRAADMVRRFQDSGFNVNCVLTDGAKEFITPLTLRTLSGNPVYDDLFFESKNHSSPVTHIGLAQNCAAVVIAPASADVIGKIASGIADDLLTTVVMAASGKRVFIAPAMNTAMWNNKIVKENVNKLEKLGYVFIGPKKGKLACGDKGDGHIEDTEKIVSAVTAALKKKSLTGKTVLITSGPTREFIDDVRFISNPSSGKTGYYLAQEAKTRGAKVIFITGKTSYIPGADKIVEVLSASDMMDAVKENLKETDIVIGAAAVGDYTVPRHKGKMKRGEGLEIKLTPTEDIIAWAAANKGKKFIAGFSAESEGGEKRAVEKMKRKKLNMIVFNDISKEGRGFESDDNAITIFTKNGKKVFSGGGTKQELASVIIDSIIKAGG comes from the coding sequence ATGGATACGATACTTCTTGGCGTGACAGGAAGCATTGCCGCATACAGGGCGGCAGACATGGTCAGAAGGTTTCAGGATTCCGGATTTAACGTAAACTGCGTGCTGACGGACGGGGCTAAAGAATTTATCACCCCGCTTACGCTGCGCACGCTGTCCGGGAATCCCGTGTACGATGACCTGTTTTTTGAATCTAAAAATCATTCATCGCCTGTCACGCACATCGGCCTTGCGCAGAACTGCGCTGCGGTTGTTATCGCGCCGGCAAGCGCCGATGTAATCGGCAAAATAGCGTCCGGAATTGCGGATGACCTTTTAACAACGGTGGTGATGGCGGCGTCCGGCAAAAGGGTATTTATCGCGCCTGCGATGAATACTGCCATGTGGAACAATAAAATTGTAAAAGAAAACGTGAATAAGCTTGAAAAACTGGGTTATGTTTTCATAGGCCCCAAAAAAGGGAAACTTGCCTGCGGCGACAAAGGCGACGGCCACATTGAAGACACGGAAAAAATTGTGTCTGCTGTCACGGCAGCGCTAAAAAAAAAATCCCTGACCGGTAAAACAGTACTTATTACGTCCGGCCCCACAAGGGAATTCATTGACGATGTCCGTTTTATATCCAACCCTTCATCCGGCAAAACCGGATATTATCTTGCACAGGAAGCAAAAACGCGCGGCGCAAAAGTTATTTTTATCACAGGTAAGACATCCTATATTCCGGGGGCGGATAAAATCGTGGAAGTCTTATCTGCATCTGATATGATGGATGCGGTTAAAGAAAACCTTAAGGAAACTGATATTGTTATAGGTGCGGCTGCCGTCGGCGACTACACTGTGCCAAGGCACAAAGGCAAGATGAAAAGGGGGGAAGGCCTTGAAATAAAACTTACACCCACCGAAGACATAATAGCCTGGGCCGCGGCCAATAAAGGCAAAAAGTTTATAGCGGGCTTTTCCGCGGAAAGCGAAGGCGGGGAAAAGAGGGCCGTTGAAAAGATGAAAAGGAAAAAATTAAACATGATAGTCTTTAATGACATATCAAAAGAAGGCCGCGGGTTTGAATCTGATGACAACGCCATAACTATTTTTACCAAAAACGGGAAAAAGGTTTTTTCGGGAGGCGGTACAAAGCAGGAACTTGCCTCTGTGATAATAGACAGCATAATAAAAGCGGGTGGGTAA
- the rpoZ gene encoding DNA-directed RNA polymerase subunit omega — protein sequence MKKIDFSSEDLTEKMPNKYAAVIVISNRAKEIRENLGEIEEKDRKTKPPVIAIKEFREGKLKFADFDLDIINVEKDK from the coding sequence ATGAAGAAGATAGATTTTTCAAGCGAGGATCTTACGGAAAAGATGCCCAACAAGTACGCGGCGGTTATTGTGATTTCAAACAGGGCTAAAGAAATAAGGGAGAATCTTGGTGAGATAGAAGAAAAAGACAGAAAGACCAAACCCCCGGTTATCGCGATAAAAGAATTCAGGGAAGGCAAACTGAAATTTGCTGATTTTGACCTTGATATAATCAACGTGGAAAAAGACAAATAA
- a CDS encoding guanylate kinase: protein MKKGLIFVISAPSGAGKTTVTSGFLKNRSDFTVSVSATTRQPRAGEKNGEHYFFYTQDEFKRLIRKGEFLEYARVLDNFYGTPKKPLIKSTEEGKNVIMDVDIQGAKNLKKKLKDKCVTIFIIPPSLKELENRLKNRKTESEEDMKKRIELGKKEMLERKKYDYIIINDSVEHAVKYLDYIVNLEIQEKGGNK from the coding sequence ATGAAAAAAGGGCTTATATTTGTGATATCCGCTCCGTCGGGCGCGGGCAAGACTACGGTTACAAGCGGTTTTTTAAAGAACCGCAGTGATTTCACGGTTTCTGTTTCCGCCACAACAAGGCAGCCGCGGGCGGGCGAAAAAAACGGAGAGCATTATTTTTTCTATACGCAGGATGAATTCAAAAGGCTTATCAGAAAAGGCGAGTTTCTTGAATACGCCAGGGTGCTTGACAATTTTTACGGCACTCCAAAGAAACCCTTAATAAAAAGCACAGAAGAGGGCAAAAATGTAATAATGGATGTGGACATACAGGGCGCTAAAAACCTTAAGAAAAAACTTAAGGACAAATGCGTGACAATTTTTATCATACCGCCTTCCCTGAAAGAACTTGAAAACAGGCTGAAGAACAGAAAGACAGAGTCTGAAGAGGATATGAAAAAAAGGATAGAACTTGGCAAAAAAGAAATGCTTGAAAGAAAAAAGTACGATTACATAATAATAAATGACAGCGTGGAACACGCGGTTAAATACCTTGACTATATAGTCAACCTTGAAATACAGGAAAAAGGAGGCAATAAATGA